AAAAAGAGCTTAAAAAACAAAAAGTAAAGGCATATCTTACAAAAACCGGATGTTTTGGATTTTGCGCGCAGGAGCCCTTGGTCAACATTTATTTGCCGGGCAATCCTCTTGTGATTTTGCATAAAGTTGAGGCTAAAGATGCGGAGCAAATTGTAAAAGATTTATCAAAAGGAGTTGTCCCTGTAAAAAAAGCTCTATGTAAAATTGAAGAATGGGATCATTTAACATCAGAATCAAAAGTATCTTATGGCAAAGGTTTGCCAAAAATTCCCGCCTGGAATGAAATACCGTTTTTTAAAAGCCAATTAAAACTTGTTTTGAGAGATTGCGGATTGATCAATCCGGAAGATATTGAAGAATACCTTGCAGTTGGCGGATATTCTGCCCTGCAAAAGGCTTTATCAAAAATGTCGCAGGATGAAGTTATTGCTGAAGTTAAAAAAGCAAAGCTAAAAGGACGGGGGGGCGCAGGCTTTCCTACCGCAATAAAATGGCAAATCATGAAAAATGCGAAAGGGGACCAAAAATATATAATCTGCAACGCGGATGAAGGGGATCCCGGCGCTTACATGAATCGAAATGAAATTGAAAGTGACCCTCATATGATATTGGAAGGAATGATAATTGGCGCTTATGCGACAGGAGTAAGCGAAGCAATTGTTTATGTAAGGGCTGAATATCCGCTGGCTGTTGAAAGGTTGAAAAAAGCATTAAAAGATGCTGAAAAGCTTGGGCTCGTTGGAAAAAATATTTTGAATTCAAGCTTTAGCCTTAATGTCACAGTTGTTGAGGGGGCTGGAGCTTTTGTCTGCGGAGAGGAAACTTCTCTTATTGCTTCCATCGAAGGCAAAGCGGGTCGCCCTCGGCCTCGTCCGCCATTTCCCGGAGAAAAAGGGCTTTGGGGCAAACCTACAAATATTAACAATGTTGAAACATGGGCTAACATTCCTTTGATAATTGCCCGCGGCGGAGATTTTTTTGCAAAAACAGGAACAGCAGAAAGCCCGGGAACAAAGGTGTTTTCGCTTGTCGGCAAAATAAAAAATACAGGACTTGTGGAACTTCCACTTGGAACATCGCTTGAGACAATTGTGTACGAAATCGGTGAGGGGACAGGAACCAAACGAAAAATAAAAGCAGTCCAAACCGGAGGGCCCTCGGGTGGATGTATCCCTGCCAGCTTATTTAAGACTCCTGTTGATTATGCTTCCCTTACGGCTTTGGGTACAATTATGGGATCAGGCGGAATGGTTGTGATGGATGAGGATAATTGCATGGTGGATGTTGCAAGATACTTTGTTGAATTTACTACCTCTGAATCATGCGGCAAATGCGTTCCCTGCAGACTGGGTCTTTATCAAGCAGGGAAAATTATAACTGGCATAACCTCCGGGATTGGTACAGAAAATGATTTGGGTCTTCTTCTTGAGCTTGGAAGGACAATTAAGCAATCAGCTTTTTGCGGATTAGGCCAAACAGGCCCCAATCCCTTTTTAACTACAATGAAATATTTTAAAGATGAATATGAAGACCATATAAAAGAAAAAAGGTGCAAATCCGGAATTTGCAAAGATTTATTCTTATCCCCATGTGAAAACTCATGCCCTCTTCATATAAACATTCCCGGGTTTATTCAATTATTAAAAGAGGGAAAATTGGAAGACGCGTTTGAATCTGTTTTAAGGGATAATCCTCTTCCTGCTACAACAGGTAGAATTTGCCTTTATCATTGCAAAACAAGGTGCAGAAGAAATGATATTGATGGGCCTGTCGCGCAGGGAGAAATTCACAGATACATAGCTGATGCGATGTCAAAAACCAAAAAAGATAAAATAGTTATAGACAAACTGATAAAAGAAAAACTTCCAAAAACCGGAAAGAAAATTGCAATAGTTGGAGCCGGGCCCGCGGGATTAACCGCCGCATTTTATCTTGTCCGTCTTGGTCATGATGTGACAATATTTGACGACCGCGCGAAAGCCGGAGGGTTTGTAAGATACGCGATTCCCAAGTACAGATTACCTGAAGATGTGCTTGACAGAGAAAT
This DNA window, taken from candidate division WOR-1 bacterium RIFOXYB2_FULL_36_35, encodes the following:
- a CDS encoding NADH dehydrogenase, which translates into the protein MEEKNLQTLKQKGLKKLVPTSFPRIAVGAGTCGVGNDADNLYVEFEKELKKQKVKAYLTKTGCFGFCAQEPLVNIYLPGNPLVILHKVEAKDAEQIVKDLSKGVVPVKKALCKIEEWDHLTSESKVSYGKGLPKIPAWNEIPFFKSQLKLVLRDCGLINPEDIEEYLAVGGYSALQKALSKMSQDEVIAEVKKAKLKGRGGAGFPTAIKWQIMKNAKGDQKYIICNADEGDPGAYMNRNEIESDPHMILEGMIIGAYATGVSEAIVYVRAEYPLAVERLKKALKDAEKLGLVGKNILNSSFSLNVTVVEGAGAFVCGEETSLIASIEGKAGRPRPRPPFPGEKGLWGKPTNINNVETWANIPLIIARGGDFFAKTGTAESPGTKVFSLVGKIKNTGLVELPLGTSLETIVYEIGEGTGTKRKIKAVQTGGPSGGCIPASLFKTPVDYASLTALGTIMGSGGMVVMDEDNCMVDVARYFVEFTTSESCGKCVPCRLGLYQAGKIITGITSGIGTENDLGLLLELGRTIKQSAFCGLGQTGPNPFLTTMKYFKDEYEDHIKEKRCKSGICKDLFLSPCENSCPLHINIPGFIQLLKEGKLEDAFESVLRDNPLPATTGRICLYHCKTRCRRNDIDGPVAQGEIHRYIADAMSKTKKDKIVIDKLIKEKLPKTGKKIAIVGAGPAGLTAAFYLVRLGHDVTIFDDRAKAGGFVRYAIPKYRLPEDVLDREIGYIKNLGVKFALKKKIGENLSLKDLEKSYDSIFLAIGAQN